Proteins found in one Zea mays cultivar B73 chromosome 1, Zm-B73-REFERENCE-NAM-5.0, whole genome shotgun sequence genomic segment:
- the LOC100281483 gene encoding GMN10, whose translation MASVPLSSPSQAGLLGPPFPLLPPPFGACLRYRLPRLPTGLSSSVRKGGLLPLPLLVPPRAAGGKDGRAVTKEELEEEEEEFEVTKEGEEVNQETGGGSGATKEAAARGSGRFAADYVSLGVREPVYEVIEVRSNGRMSTKKISRRQLLKSSGLRLRDTRSVDPSLWLMNSMPSLLVREQAILLNLGSLRAIAMYARVLIFNYNSPGGKAFLGLLLSRLNPRNINGGPAMPFQLEVVEAALLSRIQRLEQRLMKIEPHVATLLEVLPNRLTADVLEQLRLSKQALVELGSRAGDLKQMLIDLLDDPHEIRRICIMGRNCTLDRLSDIVECTVPLEKQIAEEEEEEIEMLLENYLQRCESCHGQAERLLNSAREMEDSISVNLSSRRLEVSRVELLLQVGTFCVAIGALIAGIFGMNLKSYLETNAWAFWVTTGGIVVGAVAGFFVVYSYLRARKIL comes from the exons ATGGCGTCCGTGCCGCTGTCCTCGCCGTCGCAGGCCGGCCTCCTTGGCCCCCCGTTCCCGCTCCTGCCACCGCCCTTCGGTGCATGCCTCCGCTACCGCTTGCCGAGGCTGCCTACAGGCCTCTCGTCGAGCGTGAGGAAGGGAGGGCTCCTGCCGCTGCCGCTCCTGGTGCCTCCCCGGGCCGCGGGGGGCAAGGACGGGCGGGCCGTGACCAAGGAGGAGTTGGAAGAGGAGGAAGAGGAGTTCGAGGTGACCAAGGAGGGCGAGGAGGTTAATCAGGAGACAGGAGGAGGCAGTGGAGCCACCAAGGAGGCGGCGGCAAGGGGTTCGGGTCGATTCGCGGCGGACTACGTCTCGCTCGGCGTCAGGGAGCCCGTCTACGAG GTGATAGAAGTGAGATCAAATGGGAGGATGTCCACCAAGAAAATAAGCAGGCGGCAGCTACTGAAATCTAGTG GTCTCCGCCTACGAGATACTAGAAGTGTTGACCCATCACTATGGTTAATGAATTCAATGCCTTCCCTGCTG GTACGTGAGCAAGCTATTTTACTCAATCTTGGTTCGTTGCGAGCAATTGCTATGTATGCGCGTGTTCTTATATTCAACTATAACAG CCCAGGAGGGAAGGCCTTTCTAGGGTTATTACTGTCTAGGTTAAATCCAAGAAACATCAATGGTGGGCCTGCAATGCCTTTTCAGCTTGAG GTTGTTGAAGCTGCACTTCTTTCTAGAATACAAAGATTGGAGCAGAGACTAATGAAAATTGAGCCTCAT GTGGCTACATTGCTAGAAGTTCTGCCAAATCGCTTGACAGCTGATGTGTTGGAGCAGCTTCGTCTAAGTAAACAAGCATTG GTTGAGCTGGGATCACGAGCAGGTGACCTCAAGCAGATGCTTATCGATCTCCTAGATGATCCTCATGAAATCAGACGAATATGCATAATGGGGAGAAATTGCACACTTGATAGATTGAGTGATATTGTGGAGTGCACTGTTCCTTTAGAGAAGCAGATTGCTGAAG AGGAAGAGGAAGAAATTGAAATGTTATTGGAAAATTATCTTCAACG ATGTGAATCATGCCATGGTCAAGCAGAGAGACTTCTGAATTCTGCAAGAGAGATGGAAGACTCGATTTCTGTGAACTTAAG TTCTCGACGACTTGAAGTAAGTAGAGTGGAGCTGCTGCTTCAAGTGGGAACATTTTGCGTTGCAATAGGAGCATTAATTGCAG GAATATTTGGCATGAATCTTAAATCATATCTGGAAACAAATGCG TGGGCATTTTGGGTGACGACTGGTGGAATAGTAGTTGGAGCAGTAGCTGGATTTTTCGTCGTATACTCGTATCTAAGGGCTAGGAAGATATTGTGA